From the genome of Sphingobacterium kitahiroshimense, one region includes:
- the pstC gene encoding phosphate ABC transporter permease subunit PstC has translation MLKTRLLKNAIAKQVSFVLLLISLSVVIIIGIGLTFKSVPLFESFNILELLTNHVWAPMKGSFGFLPFIMGTLSVTLVALLISCPLCILTSIYLTEYASDTLKNVILPLINVLAAIPPVLYGVWGVLFIVPAIQSYIAPIFAVSTSGYTVLAGGIVLAVMIFPIMISIMVEVLKTVPAELKAASLSLGATKWETAQKVILRRAKPGIIAAIVLAISRAFGETIAVLMVCGNVPKIPTSIFDAGYPIPALIANNFGEMMSIPLYDSALMFSALLLFVIIFGFNLISRIILNRLEGKHNG, from the coding sequence ATGCTAAAAACAAGGTTATTAAAAAATGCAATCGCAAAACAGGTCAGTTTTGTTTTGTTGCTCATTTCACTTTCAGTGGTCATTATAATCGGTATCGGACTGACTTTTAAATCAGTACCCTTATTTGAATCGTTTAACATTCTTGAACTATTGACAAATCATGTGTGGGCACCTATGAAAGGAAGTTTTGGTTTCCTACCCTTTATTATGGGCACACTCAGTGTCACATTGGTTGCGCTATTGATTTCATGCCCACTTTGTATCTTAACCTCTATTTACTTAACAGAGTATGCGTCAGACACCTTGAAAAATGTCATATTACCGCTTATCAATGTTCTGGCAGCCATTCCTCCTGTGTTATACGGGGTTTGGGGTGTATTATTTATCGTACCTGCAATACAATCTTATATTGCGCCCATTTTTGCGGTTTCTACTTCGGGTTACACTGTTTTGGCTGGAGGAATCGTACTCGCAGTGATGATTTTCCCGATCATGATCAGCATTATGGTCGAGGTTTTAAAAACGGTACCGGCAGAACTTAAAGCAGCATCACTGTCTTTGGGCGCTACCAAATGGGAAACTGCCCAAAAAGTCATACTTAGAAGAGCAAAACCTGGTATAATAGCAGCAATTGTATTGGCGATCTCCAGAGCATTCGGCGAAACAATTGCAGTTTTGATGGTCTGTGGTAATGTTCCCAAAATACCGACATCCATATTTGATGCTGGTTATCCTATTCCCGCACTCATTGCAAACAATTTTGGGGAAATGATGTCAATTCCATTATACGATTCGGCACTGATGTTTTCAGCCTTACTCCTTTTCGTTATTATTTTCGGATTCAACCTCATTTCACGCATCATATTAAACAGATTGGAGGGCAAGCATAATGGATAA
- a CDS encoding PstA family ABC transporter permease: protein MDNLKTRLFKEKVAKGFMHLSGMLVTGSLFFIIGTILYKGLPYLSWEMVSQLPKGGFYMGKEGGILNAILGSLYLAGVATILATLIGVPIALYLNIYIKTSSRLAQYSKLMFDILYGIPSIVYGAVGFTIMVYFGIRASLLGGIITITLLTIPIVVRTVDEIIKTVPTDLKHVTLSLGATKWEVAKVFILHIKQGIFTAILLAFGRSIGDVAGVLLTTGFSDNLPRYIDEPAATLPLAIFFQLSSPIPEVQGRAYASALILTFIILIIVICTHILSSKQNKHKL from the coding sequence ATGGATAATCTTAAAACAAGACTTTTTAAAGAGAAAGTTGCAAAAGGTTTCATGCATCTTTCCGGAATGTTGGTTACCGGTTCACTTTTTTTTATAATCGGCACCATCTTATATAAAGGGTTACCTTATTTATCTTGGGAAATGGTGAGTCAATTACCAAAGGGCGGCTTTTACATGGGTAAAGAAGGGGGTATTTTAAATGCCATATTAGGATCCCTATACCTTGCAGGTGTAGCAACTATATTGGCGACCTTAATCGGTGTGCCGATCGCCTTATACTTAAATATATATATCAAAACATCATCGAGACTAGCGCAGTACTCGAAATTAATGTTTGATATCCTATACGGAATTCCTTCTATCGTATATGGAGCTGTAGGATTTACCATTATGGTTTATTTTGGCATCCGCGCATCCCTTTTAGGTGGAATTATCACCATTACACTGCTAACGATACCCATTGTGGTGCGAACAGTCGATGAAATCATCAAAACAGTTCCCACAGACTTAAAACATGTTACTTTATCTTTAGGTGCGACCAAATGGGAAGTCGCAAAAGTTTTTATTTTACACATTAAACAAGGAATATTTACCGCAATCTTACTTGCATTTGGAAGATCTATCGGAGATGTTGCCGGAGTTTTGTTAACAACAGGATTTAGCGACAATTTACCCCGTTATATTGACGAACCCGCCGCAACATTGCCATTAGCGATCTTCTTCCAGTTGAGCAGTCCTATTCCAGAAGTTCAAGGCCGTGCTTACGCATCAGCACTTATCTTAACTTTTATTATTCTAATTATTGTCATATGCACGCACATCCTATCATCGAAACAGAACAAACACAAATTGTAA